From one Agathobaculum sp. NTUH-O15-33 genomic stretch:
- a CDS encoding helix-turn-helix domain-containing protein, which produces MANKQEEDIKTGLRVKIAREAAGLTQEQLAECLSMTPQYISGVERGIVGLSVPVLRRLSDVLLVPCDALIKDEIEISDVTSIESRLSRLPGKHAQIATKMFNCYCWGIALASKDEDADTTEDEQAQE; this is translated from the coding sequence TTGGCTAATAAACAAGAGGAAGATATTAAAACAGGCCTTCGTGTTAAGATCGCTCGTGAGGCGGCAGGTTTGACACAAGAACAATTAGCAGAATGCCTTAGCATGACTCCTCAATATATCTCAGGTGTCGAGCGTGGTATTGTGGGTTTGTCTGTACCAGTGCTGCGCAGATTAAGCGATGTGCTTCTTGTACCATGCGACGCTCTTATAAAAGATGAAATTGAAATTTCTGATGTTACATCTATTGAATCTCGTTTATCCAGACTTCCCGGCAAGCATGCGCAAATAGCTACAAAAATGTTTAATTGCTATTGTTGGGGGATTGCACTTGCCAGTAAGGACGAAGACGCGGATACCACCGAAGACGAGCAGGCGCAAGAATAA